A single region of the Bacillus cereus genome encodes:
- a CDS encoding cytoplasmic protein codes for MARSKENDLTEKLAEGHRKYGDGNFTVQNIGDETNPNWTVVKNVRKGSAGIREEEDILRLQSKYIK; via the coding sequence ATGGCGAGATCAAAAGAAAATGATTTAACGGAGAAATTGGCAGAAGGTCACCGAAAATATGGTGACGGCAACTTTACAGTACAGAACATCGGTGATGAAACTAACCCGAATTGGACTGTCGTAAAAAATGTGAGGAAGGGATCGGCAGGCATTCGCGAAGAGGAAGATATATTAAGACTGCAATCAAAATATATAAAATAG
- a CDS encoding DUF6572 domain-containing protein translates to MALHDTDQVDLVLIDEDNKDNVYLTTFDALEWNKSEELDDKHILLLQDKINTYLGFIESDEIYEKVPSTIGRTQFIIQVYPQNEPSFYGKKFYNIVSEQLGESGYGFEFHHKPIDSLN, encoded by the coding sequence ATGGCATTACATGATACGGATCAAGTCGATTTAGTATTAATAGACGAGGATAATAAAGATAATGTGTACTTAACAACCTTTGATGCTTTAGAGTGGAATAAAAGCGAAGAACTTGACGATAAACACATTTTACTTTTACAAGACAAAATCAATACATATTTAGGATTCATTGAAAGTGATGAAATTTATGAAAAAGTTCCAAGTACAATAGGAAGAACACAATTTATTATACAAGTGTATCCGCAGAATGAACCTAGTTTTTATGGGAAAAAGTTTTATAATATTGTAAGTGAACAATTAGGAGAATCTGGATATGGATTTGAGTTCCATCATAAACCTATTGATTCTTTAAATTAA